From Cecembia calidifontis, one genomic window encodes:
- a CDS encoding OmpH family outer membrane protein has translation MERSLKFLFLFVFMGALTILKPVQAQKFGYIDSEFLLNKHPDYKLVQKELAALSEQWKKEAQKLEQDIKEMRSNLKAEEVLLTEEMYRERLLAIQEKEKQAIAFNNRVFGINGQYYQKQAELLQPLQSKIFDAIDKVCKRFNLAVLFDKASGPLMIYTDPRHDYSEFVLQELGLEK, from the coding sequence ATGGAAAGATCACTCAAATTCTTATTTTTGTTTGTTTTTATGGGGGCTCTGACCATCTTGAAACCGGTTCAGGCTCAGAAATTCGGATATATCGACTCTGAATTTCTGCTTAACAAACACCCTGATTACAAGCTGGTTCAGAAAGAGCTGGCAGCTTTGAGTGAGCAATGGAAAAAAGAGGCACAAAAATTGGAGCAGGATATCAAGGAGATGCGTTCCAACCTGAAGGCAGAAGAAGTGCTGCTGACTGAGGAAATGTACAGGGAAAGGTTACTGGCCATACAGGAAAAAGAAAAACAGGCCATTGCCTTCAATAACCGTGTGTTTGGTATCAATGGACAGTATTACCAAAAACAAGCGGAACTATTGCAGCCTTTACAGTCAAAGATCTTCGATGCCATTGACAAAGTTTGCAAAAGATTCAATCTTGCAGTACTGTTTGACAAGGCATCAGGACCATTGATGATATATACAGATCCGAGGCATGACTATTCTGAGTTTGTGCTTCAGGAATTAGGTTTAGAAAAATAA
- a CDS encoding M14 family metallopeptidase, with protein sequence MKIKNWIYTAALGAAISFAGISETSAQVGQDRYFRAIGTPHNPKVQVSWNRYHTNLALEEIMKNMVKQHPNLVRLESIGKSFQGNDIWVLTITDFKTGKAEDKPAMWIDGNIHSNEIQGTEFALYTAWYLTEMYGDLEFITELLKDKTFYIAPTINPDAHDYFIKEANNQNSPRSGMIVMDNDGDGIAGEDPFNDLNGDGHITMMIRKSPTGRFIKDKMDPRKLIPVAADQKGEYEMLGYEGYDMDGDGEVNEDGIGYYDPNRDWAWNWQPDYIQRGAWKYPFSVPENRAVMEFVMKHPNIAAAQSYHNYGGMILRGPGAEEDLNTYNASDVRVYDAIAKKGEEFMPGYKYLVVYKDLYSVFGGQLDWFYGGRGIFTYSNELMTSYLYLHQNAGRGNQDEQMKVDTYLTFGDAFVNWQEYDHPQFGKIEIGGFKKNFGRLHPGFLMEQDAHRNSAFTILHAYHTPKLSVSEVKEKDLGGGLKEITATIYNERLIPTHSSQDIKYKIERPNYISISGAKVVAGFIVENEDFNKLKEQKINPEKLEVENIPGMGAVKVRWIVSGGGNYSINVDSAKGGKASWKK encoded by the coding sequence ATGAAAATTAAAAATTGGATATATACAGCAGCCTTAGGAGCAGCAATCAGCTTCGCTGGCATCAGTGAGACTTCTGCCCAAGTGGGACAGGACAGGTACTTCCGTGCAATAGGAACCCCTCACAATCCAAAAGTGCAGGTTTCCTGGAACAGGTACCACACCAATCTGGCCTTGGAGGAAATCATGAAAAATATGGTGAAACAGCACCCCAATCTGGTCAGACTGGAAAGCATAGGCAAATCCTTTCAGGGCAATGACATTTGGGTATTGACCATCACCGATTTTAAAACCGGAAAAGCAGAGGACAAACCGGCCATGTGGATTGACGGCAATATTCACTCCAATGAAATCCAGGGAACTGAATTTGCCCTCTATACGGCCTGGTATTTGACTGAAATGTATGGCGACCTGGAATTTATCACGGAGCTTTTGAAAGACAAAACTTTCTACATAGCCCCAACCATCAACCCGGACGCCCATGATTATTTTATCAAAGAAGCCAATAACCAAAACTCCCCACGTTCAGGCATGATCGTCATGGACAATGATGGAGATGGTATTGCAGGAGAAGACCCCTTCAATGACCTGAATGGTGACGGACATATCACCATGATGATCAGAAAGTCTCCTACCGGAAGATTTATCAAAGATAAAATGGATCCCAGGAAATTAATCCCGGTAGCAGCTGATCAAAAGGGGGAATACGAAATGCTAGGCTATGAAGGCTACGATATGGATGGGGACGGTGAGGTCAATGAAGACGGTATTGGTTATTATGATCCCAACAGAGACTGGGCCTGGAACTGGCAGCCGGATTACATCCAAAGGGGGGCCTGGAAGTATCCATTCTCCGTTCCGGAAAACAGGGCTGTAATGGAATTTGTAATGAAACATCCCAACATAGCAGCGGCTCAGTCTTACCACAACTATGGCGGGATGATCCTGAGGGGACCTGGTGCAGAAGAGGACCTCAATACCTACAATGCATCTGATGTGCGGGTTTATGATGCCATCGCTAAGAAGGGAGAAGAGTTTATGCCTGGATACAAGTACTTGGTGGTGTACAAAGACCTTTATTCCGTATTTGGCGGTCAATTGGATTGGTTCTATGGAGGAAGAGGAATATTTACTTATTCCAATGAGCTTATGACCTCTTACCTGTATTTACATCAAAATGCCGGAAGAGGCAATCAGGACGAACAAATGAAAGTAGACACCTACCTGACCTTTGGCGATGCCTTTGTCAACTGGCAAGAGTATGATCACCCACAGTTTGGAAAAATTGAAATCGGAGGGTTCAAGAAAAATTTTGGGAGATTACATCCTGGCTTCCTTATGGAACAGGATGCCCACAGAAATTCGGCTTTTACCATCCTACATGCCTACCATACTCCTAAATTGAGTGTATCTGAGGTGAAGGAAAAAGATCTAGGCGGTGGTTTGAAAGAAATTACTGCCACCATTTACAATGAGCGTTTGATCCCAACACACTCCTCCCAGGATATCAAGTACAAGATCGAAAGACCTAATTATATTAGCATTTCAGGAGCTAAGGTGGTAGCCGGATTCATAGTGGAAAATGAAGACTTCAATAAACTTAAAGAACAGAAGATCAACCCTGAAAAACTGGAGGTAGAAAACATTCCGGGTATGGGGGCTGTAAAAGTGCGTTGGATAGTAAGCGGAGGAGGCAATTATAGTATTAACGTAGACTCTGCTAAAGGCGGCAAAGCCAGTTGGAAAAAATAA
- a CDS encoding OmpH family outer membrane protein — protein sequence MMKVKVILSAIALFCVGFVAQAQSDIKIGYTNVELLMDLMPEMEQIGADIQDYQTQLQTNMQTKAQDFERRVQSYQQAAPTMTEEARTQREQELRRLQQELQKAEQDAQVAYQRKLQELLEPVQQKVFNAINSVAAEHNYTHIFSEAVGNSPILLYTRDDDKFTELVLAKLGIQLPARPNQ from the coding sequence ATGATGAAAGTAAAAGTTATCCTTTCCGCAATCGCGTTATTTTGCGTAGGATTCGTAGCTCAGGCACAGTCAGACATCAAAATCGGCTACACCAATGTAGAACTTTTGATGGACCTGATGCCAGAGATGGAGCAAATTGGTGCAGATATCCAAGATTATCAGACTCAATTGCAGACCAATATGCAGACCAAGGCTCAGGACTTTGAAAGAAGAGTTCAGTCCTATCAGCAAGCAGCACCTACCATGACTGAAGAAGCAAGAACTCAGAGAGAACAAGAGTTGAGAAGGCTGCAGCAAGAGCTTCAAAAAGCTGAGCAAGATGCACAAGTTGCTTATCAAAGGAAGCTACAGGAATTGCTTGAGCCCGTACAGCAGAAGGTATTCAATGCCATCAATTCTGTGGCAGCTGAGCATAATTACACCCATATCTTCTCTGAAGCAGTTGGAAATTCTCCAATTCTGTTGTATACCAGAGATGATGACAAATTCACTGAGTTAGTGTTGGCCAAATTGGGTATCCAACTTCCGGCAAGACCAAATCAATAA
- the trxA gene encoding thioredoxin, protein MAKKKFKEVIQSSDEAVLVDFFADWCAPCQTMNPVLDAVVEELGEKVKLYKLNVDKNPQVSLQFGVRSIPHYILFKRGKIVWRKGGYMTKREMLQALKGFV, encoded by the coding sequence ATGGCAAAGAAAAAATTTAAAGAGGTGATCCAAAGTTCCGATGAAGCGGTTTTGGTTGATTTTTTTGCGGATTGGTGTGCACCTTGTCAAACTATGAATCCGGTGTTGGACGCTGTGGTAGAGGAATTGGGAGAGAAGGTAAAGTTGTATAAACTGAATGTTGATAAAAATCCACAGGTCAGTTTGCAATTTGGTGTTAGGTCTATTCCACACTATATCCTGTTCAAAAGGGGAAAGATCGTCTGGAGAAAAGGCGGCTATATGACTAAGAGAGAAATGCTCCAGGCTTTGAAAGGTTTTGTATAA
- a CDS encoding BamA/OMP85 family outer membrane protein translates to MKRSTLILLMIMWAVAAQAQIRLGQSRFTPAKPVDLLELNYSKPQKFRIAEIKAVGLSTLDEVAVVSLSGLRVDDEISVPGDAISNALKKLWGQGIIGDVKILVTKIEGEDIYLLLELTERPRFSRVEFSGVNKTQEGELKDKIKIRGRVVRDDVLNTSQRNIRQYFVDKGFLNTEVKVIQERDTTLPNSVKIRFDVDTKSKVKINRVNIYGNEEISDKKLKGKLKKTKEHPRLHFFRELASRISNTTPKSVKEAVIYRNVVTDEQVKDYFNRNFKLNFFVSSKFVAKDFKEDKQKLIAFYNSRGYRDAEIIADSTYRHSQNTINVDISLEEGRKYYYRNITFVGNYLHSSDVLLSRLGIEKGDVYNKERLEKRLNFDPQKEDDVSSLYQNDGYLFFQIDPVEVAVQGDSIDIELRIFEGPQVTVNSVNIEGNERTSDHVVMREIRILPGQKFNRSLLVRTIRELSQLGYFDPEKIEPDMRPNFENATVDITFRLEERPNDQIELSGGWGGFFGFVGTVGLVFNNFSIKNIGNFEKWRPLPVGDGQRLSLRVQANGRTFQNYSISLTEPWFGGKKPNALSVSFNHSVQRQVDFFGGNPNREIGSFKITGATVGLSKRITWPDDYFMVSNSMTFQIYDFNEFGTSFGLSFPTGRANSLAFNNTIARNNIDNPIYPRLGSNISLTTTFTPPYASLNPNINRESPDEEKFRWLEYHKWMFDASFYTPVFGSPKWVISARTHMGFLGSYGNRIGIIPLERFVLGGDGMNFNNFALGQEIIGLRGYENQSLTPGRESRFDPNRTEGYGGIVYNKHVMELRFLVSPNPSATIFLLGFAEAGNNWGSYAEFNPYNLKKSAGVGARIFMPAFGLLGLDWGYGFDPIPGSIQRSGPQFHFTIGQQFR, encoded by the coding sequence ATGAAGCGGAGTACCTTAATACTTTTAATGATAATGTGGGCAGTTGCTGCCCAGGCACAGATCCGACTGGGGCAAAGTAGGTTTACCCCCGCAAAGCCTGTTGATTTATTGGAGCTCAATTATTCCAAGCCACAGAAGTTCAGAATAGCAGAGATAAAAGCTGTGGGGCTTTCCACCTTAGATGAGGTTGCAGTGGTTTCACTTTCAGGTCTGAGGGTAGATGATGAAATTTCCGTACCCGGTGATGCGATTTCCAATGCTTTGAAAAAGCTTTGGGGGCAGGGGATTATAGGGGATGTCAAAATCTTGGTTACAAAAATTGAAGGTGAGGACATCTATCTGCTTCTTGAACTTACTGAAAGGCCAAGATTCTCCCGTGTGGAATTCTCCGGGGTAAACAAGACCCAAGAGGGGGAGCTTAAAGATAAGATAAAAATCCGTGGAAGGGTAGTTAGGGATGATGTACTCAATACATCTCAAAGAAACATACGCCAGTATTTTGTCGACAAGGGTTTCCTCAATACAGAGGTAAAGGTCATTCAGGAAAGGGATACAACACTTCCAAATAGTGTGAAGATCCGTTTTGATGTAGATACTAAGTCTAAGGTCAAGATCAATAGGGTCAATATCTACGGGAATGAGGAAATTTCTGACAAAAAGCTAAAAGGGAAGCTTAAAAAGACCAAAGAGCATCCGCGCCTGCATTTCTTCCGTGAATTGGCTTCCAGGATCAGCAATACTACCCCAAAATCTGTCAAAGAAGCAGTTATTTACAGAAATGTGGTAACTGATGAGCAGGTGAAGGATTACTTCAATAGAAATTTCAAACTGAATTTCTTTGTGTCTTCCAAGTTTGTGGCCAAAGACTTCAAAGAGGACAAGCAAAAGCTTATTGCTTTCTACAACTCCAGAGGTTATAGGGATGCGGAAATCATCGCCGATTCTACCTATAGACATTCTCAAAACACCATCAATGTGGACATTTCTTTGGAAGAGGGCAGGAAATACTATTACCGAAATATCACTTTTGTAGGGAATTACCTGCATTCTTCCGATGTCTTGCTGTCCAGGTTGGGGATCGAAAAAGGGGATGTGTACAATAAGGAAAGGCTTGAGAAAAGGTTGAATTTTGATCCTCAAAAAGAGGATGATGTAAGTTCTCTTTATCAAAATGATGGTTATCTTTTCTTCCAAATAGACCCTGTAGAGGTTGCTGTCCAAGGGGATTCCATTGATATTGAGTTAAGGATATTTGAAGGACCTCAGGTTACTGTGAATTCTGTCAATATTGAAGGAAATGAAAGGACCTCTGACCATGTGGTGATGAGGGAAATCAGGATATTGCCAGGCCAGAAGTTTAACCGAAGCTTGTTGGTCAGGACCATCCGGGAACTTTCTCAGTTAGGATATTTTGATCCGGAAAAGATTGAACCGGATATGCGTCCTAACTTTGAAAATGCTACTGTGGATATTACTTTCAGATTAGAAGAAAGACCCAATGATCAGATTGAGCTTTCCGGTGGATGGGGAGGTTTCTTTGGATTTGTGGGCACAGTAGGGTTAGTGTTCAATAATTTCTCCATTAAAAATATAGGCAATTTTGAAAAATGGAGGCCACTTCCTGTAGGTGATGGTCAAAGACTATCACTGAGGGTGCAGGCCAATGGCCGGACTTTCCAAAACTACAGCATCTCTTTGACTGAACCTTGGTTTGGAGGTAAAAAGCCCAACGCACTTTCTGTAAGCTTCAACCATTCTGTTCAGCGTCAAGTTGACTTCTTCGGTGGAAATCCAAATAGAGAGATAGGTTCATTCAAAATTACGGGAGCAACTGTCGGTCTTTCAAAGAGGATTACCTGGCCGGATGATTACTTTATGGTAAGCAATTCAATGACATTCCAGATTTATGACTTCAATGAATTCGGAACTAGTTTTGGTCTCAGTTTCCCAACAGGAAGAGCTAACAGTTTGGCTTTTAACAACACCATAGCCAGGAACAATATTGACAACCCAATTTATCCAAGGTTAGGTTCAAATATTTCCCTGACAACTACCTTTACCCCGCCTTATGCTTCGCTTAACCCGAACATAAACAGGGAGTCACCTGATGAGGAGAAGTTCAGATGGCTGGAATACCATAAATGGATGTTTGACGCTTCCTTCTATACACCTGTCTTTGGTTCACCCAAATGGGTAATAAGTGCCAGAACGCACATGGGATTCTTGGGATCTTATGGCAACAGAATCGGCATCATTCCATTGGAGCGGTTTGTGTTGGGTGGAGATGGTATGAACTTCAACAACTTTGCCCTAGGACAGGAGATCATTGGTCTGAGAGGGTATGAAAACCAATCTCTTACTCCGGGTAGGGAATCCAGGTTTGATCCCAATAGGACTGAGGGTTATGGAGGTATTGTATACAACAAGCATGTCATGGAACTGAGGTTTCTGGTTTCTCCAAACCCATCGGCTACTATCTTCCTGCTTGGATTTGCGGAGGCGGGTAACAACTGGGGATCCTATGCGGAGTTTAATCCGTATAATTTGAAAAAGTCTGCCGGTGTAGGAGCCAGGATCTTTATGCCTGCATTTGGTCTGCTCGGTCTGGATTGGGGATATGGATTTGACCCAATTCCGGGAAGTATCCAGAGAAGTGGACCCCAATTCCACTTTACTATTGGTCAGCAATTCAGATAA
- a CDS encoding DUF3575 domain-containing protein yields MKKPLVLVFLLFPLMIMNTEAQEEKLNVSFYDGIFIGGYIDQGGFLNFTGPNINATYGNSKFIIGMLPSLRFKKDRSTPKNAFATPNLGIGFTYSYKIWAIQLPLYYNPKTPTENGRWHIGIGVGLRLNEFNER; encoded by the coding sequence ATGAAAAAACCTCTTGTTTTGGTCTTTTTATTATTCCCTTTGATGATCATGAATACAGAAGCCCAAGAAGAGAAATTGAATGTATCATTCTATGATGGAATCTTTATTGGTGGCTACATAGATCAGGGAGGATTTCTAAACTTCACAGGACCTAACATCAACGCCACTTATGGTAACTCAAAATTTATCATTGGCATGCTTCCGTCCCTAAGGTTCAAGAAAGACCGTAGCACACCCAAAAATGCTTTCGCTACTCCCAATTTGGGCATAGGGTTCACATACAGTTATAAAATATGGGCAATCCAACTGCCCCTATATTACAATCCAAAAACTCCCACTGAAAACGGGAGGTGGCATATAGGAATTGGAGTAGGGCTTAGGTTAAACGAATTTAATGAGAGGTGA
- a CDS encoding M14 family metallopeptidase → MKKMYLSLVAGAGMLFAVQSTTLAQGDYPTLGQVTQRLQAISGSGSAAKLSSLTKTEGGKDIWVLKIGKGDMDNKPAIAVVGGAEGFHVLSVELAVQFAERLVKEHSQILDKTTFYVFPNMSPDAYEQYHASLKYERRGNASNVDHDRDGRVSEDGYEDLNKDGLITLMRVESPMGDYMTLSSDERVMVKADRSKGEKGAYMVFPESRDNDKDGKFGEDLREGIAFNRNMTYKFPIFTPLAGDYAVSEKESRALLDYLFDQWNIYAFVTFSPANNLSAPLKYNAADARKRIITSMLEKDVAINSMVSGIYNKTVSQKAFNQTNQGTDGDFFQWAYFHFGRLSFSTPGWWVPEVKGEDGKSNSNAEANFLAWAAEQGLNNVFVPWTSVNHPDFPGQKVEVGGIKPFVMHNPPYAMVNDIAKEHTDFIIQLAEMSPKMEFHNLKTEKLGNGLTRITVDLFNNSPLPTHSEMGEKSRWLRKVRVDINRDVKDIVSGDKIKLINKLGAYENVTLSWIVKGSGSVDIKAGAAHTGFATLNVRL, encoded by the coding sequence ATGAAGAAAATGTATCTATCGTTGGTTGCAGGGGCAGGAATGCTTTTTGCTGTCCAATCAACCACCTTGGCCCAGGGAGACTATCCCACACTGGGTCAGGTTACCCAAAGACTACAGGCTATCTCAGGAAGTGGCAGTGCTGCCAAATTGAGCTCACTGACCAAAACTGAGGGAGGCAAGGACATTTGGGTATTAAAAATCGGCAAAGGTGATATGGATAACAAACCGGCTATTGCCGTTGTAGGCGGAGCGGAAGGTTTCCATGTGCTCAGCGTAGAACTTGCAGTACAGTTTGCTGAAAGACTGGTCAAAGAACACAGCCAAATCCTGGACAAAACCACTTTCTATGTGTTCCCCAACATGTCCCCGGATGCCTACGAGCAGTACCATGCATCTCTCAAATATGAGAGGAGAGGCAATGCCTCCAATGTGGACCATGACAGGGACGGAAGGGTGTCGGAAGATGGTTATGAAGATCTCAACAAGGACGGATTGATCACTTTGATGCGTGTAGAGTCTCCTATGGGTGATTACATGACTTTATCCTCGGATGAGAGGGTGATGGTCAAAGCTGACCGTTCCAAAGGAGAAAAAGGAGCCTATATGGTTTTTCCTGAAAGCAGGGACAATGACAAAGATGGGAAATTCGGGGAAGACCTGAGAGAGGGTATTGCCTTCAACAGAAACATGACTTACAAATTCCCAATCTTTACTCCTTTGGCAGGTGACTATGCCGTATCGGAAAAAGAAAGCAGGGCATTACTCGATTACCTCTTTGACCAATGGAATATCTATGCATTTGTAACCTTCAGTCCGGCCAACAACCTATCTGCCCCACTGAAATACAATGCTGCTGATGCCAGAAAAAGAATTATCACTTCCATGTTAGAAAAAGACGTGGCCATCAACAGTATGGTGTCAGGCATTTACAACAAAACTGTCAGCCAAAAAGCTTTTAATCAGACCAATCAGGGAACCGATGGGGACTTTTTCCAATGGGCCTATTTCCACTTTGGAAGATTGAGTTTCAGTACACCGGGTTGGTGGGTTCCTGAAGTGAAAGGAGAGGATGGCAAATCCAACAGCAATGCTGAAGCCAACTTCCTGGCCTGGGCTGCAGAACAAGGATTAAACAATGTATTTGTGCCCTGGACTTCGGTCAACCACCCTGATTTCCCCGGCCAAAAGGTCGAAGTAGGAGGCATCAAACCGTTTGTCATGCACAATCCTCCTTATGCCATGGTCAATGACATCGCCAAAGAGCATACCGATTTCATCATCCAATTGGCAGAGATGAGCCCTAAGATGGAATTCCACAACCTCAAAACCGAAAAACTGGGCAATGGACTGACCAGAATCACAGTGGATCTTTTCAACAACTCTCCCCTGCCAACCCATTCTGAAATGGGAGAAAAATCCAGATGGCTAAGAAAAGTCAGAGTGGATATCAATAGAGATGTGAAAGACATCGTCTCAGGTGACAAAATCAAACTGATCAACAAACTCGGTGCTTATGAAAATGTCACATTGAGCTGGATAGTGAAAGGTTCGGGTTCCGTGGACATCAAAGCCGGAGCAGCTCATACTGGTTTTGCCACTTTAAATGTGAGACTTTAA
- a CDS encoding cation:proton antiporter translates to MINKFKNSFFYIGVIGGFTLLMYWIVQVGAKLEEGRNIIIPNTGNSQWKEFLDSLIHNFDHPLAILLAQIVTIILAARFFGWVCSKIGQPTVIGEIIAGIVLGPSLIGMYFPEFFNTLFPVDSLGNLQFLSQIGLILFMFVIGMELDISVLKNKAHDAVVISHASIIIPFTLGMGLAYYIYTSFSPEGVQFLSFGLFLGIAMSITAFPVLARIVQERGLHKTRLGTVVITCAAADDITAWCLLAAVIAIVKAGSFVSALYTIGLALIYVILMIRVVRPFLKRVGDLHHTKENLGKPIVAIFFLTLILSAYATEVIGIHALFGAFMAGAIMPINTSFRNIFIEKVEDVALVLLLPLFFVYTGLRTEIGLLNDPYLWKVTGLIILVAIIGKFIGSAVAAKYVGQNWKDSLTIGALMNTRGLMELVVLNIGYDLGVLTPEIFAMMVIMALVTTFMTGPALDLIQWLFKKNTPEIPKEVIQNSKFKILISFGHPERGRSLLRLAHSLVKKVNGNASITAMHLTPVDELNQYNLNQYEEESFSPIKNESQKLNQRILTLFKPTHDIDSDIVDITNKGDFDLLLIGEGQSIFEGSMLGKVLGFTTKFINPEKIYNQVTGKESFFENSPFDERTRNILKRSDSSVGILIDKGFESTDTVFIPVFSESDYFLVAYAQKLINNAGSQITFLDASGNLYQDIRFKESIRAIEQVAPNHIQLIKEKVIEKDFLQTQDLMIISLESWKGLLETKSLWLENIPSTLIIKEK, encoded by the coding sequence ATGATCAACAAGTTCAAAAACAGTTTTTTCTATATCGGTGTAATTGGTGGATTTACCTTGCTGATGTACTGGATTGTACAGGTCGGAGCCAAATTGGAAGAAGGCAGGAACATCATCATTCCCAATACAGGAAATTCTCAATGGAAAGAATTTTTGGATTCATTGATCCATAATTTTGATCATCCACTGGCAATTTTACTTGCCCAAATTGTGACCATCATACTGGCTGCAAGGTTCTTTGGTTGGGTTTGCAGCAAAATTGGACAACCAACAGTTATTGGAGAAATCATAGCGGGGATAGTATTAGGTCCCTCTTTGATAGGGATGTACTTCCCTGAATTTTTCAACACTTTATTTCCTGTGGATTCTTTGGGGAATCTTCAATTTCTGAGTCAGATTGGGCTGATCCTCTTCATGTTTGTAATTGGGATGGAATTGGACATCAGTGTCTTAAAAAACAAAGCACATGATGCAGTTGTCATTAGCCATGCAAGCATTATCATTCCTTTTACGCTTGGGATGGGGCTGGCATACTACATCTACACGTCATTTTCACCTGAGGGTGTTCAGTTTTTGTCTTTTGGACTGTTTCTCGGAATAGCCATGAGTATTACTGCTTTCCCTGTACTGGCAAGGATTGTCCAAGAGAGAGGCCTTCACAAGACAAGGCTTGGAACAGTGGTGATTACCTGTGCTGCAGCAGATGATATTACAGCCTGGTGTTTGTTAGCAGCTGTTATAGCGATTGTAAAAGCAGGGTCTTTTGTAAGTGCTCTTTATACTATAGGCTTAGCTTTGATTTATGTGATCCTGATGATCAGAGTAGTAAGACCTTTCCTCAAGCGCGTAGGTGACCTGCATCATACCAAAGAGAATTTGGGAAAGCCTATCGTTGCCATTTTCTTTCTCACCCTGATTCTATCTGCTTATGCCACTGAGGTAATAGGTATCCATGCCCTCTTTGGTGCATTTATGGCTGGTGCAATTATGCCCATCAATACCAGTTTCAGAAATATCTTTATTGAAAAGGTTGAAGATGTTGCTCTGGTCTTATTACTGCCACTATTTTTCGTATATACTGGCCTGCGCACAGAGATTGGTTTGCTTAATGACCCATACCTTTGGAAGGTCACAGGTTTGATCATTCTGGTTGCCATCATAGGTAAATTCATAGGAAGCGCCGTTGCAGCCAAATATGTAGGACAAAATTGGAAAGATAGTCTTACCATTGGTGCACTCATGAATACAAGAGGTTTGATGGAGCTTGTGGTTCTCAATATTGGATATGACCTGGGCGTCTTGACCCCGGAGATTTTTGCCATGATGGTAATCATGGCTTTGGTCACTACTTTTATGACAGGACCTGCATTAGACCTCATCCAATGGTTATTCAAAAAGAATACCCCTGAAATTCCAAAAGAGGTAATACAAAACAGCAAGTTTAAGATTCTCATATCGTTTGGCCACCCGGAAAGAGGCCGTTCCTTATTGAGATTGGCCCATTCACTTGTGAAAAAAGTAAATGGAAACGCGAGCATTACTGCCATGCATTTGACACCCGTAGACGAACTCAACCAATATAACCTAAATCAATACGAGGAAGAGAGTTTCTCCCCCATCAAAAATGAATCTCAAAAACTTAACCAGAGAATCCTGACTTTATTTAAGCCGACACATGATATAGATTCAGATATTGTGGACATCACCAACAAAGGCGACTTTGATCTCTTGTTGATAGGAGAAGGGCAGTCTATTTTTGAGGGTAGCATGTTGGGAAAAGTCCTAGGCTTTACGACTAAATTCATTAACCCCGAAAAAATTTATAACCAGGTTACCGGTAAAGAAAGTTTTTTTGAAAACTCCCCTTTTGATGAGCGGACCAGAAATATTCTCAAAAGAAGTGATTCTTCAGTAGGTATTTTGATTGACAAAGGTTTCGAAAGTACAGATACAGTGTTCATACCTGTATTTAGTGAATCAGACTATTTCCTTGTTGCCTATGCCCAGAAACTCATCAACAACGCAGGTTCACAGATCACTTTCCTTGATGCCTCCGGTAATTTATATCAAGACATCCGGTTTAAAGAATCAATAAGGGCAATTGAGCAAGTTGCCCCAAACCATATCCAGCTGATTAAAGAGAAAGTGATTGAAAAAGACTTCCTCCAAACCCAAGACCTAATGATTATAAGTTTGGAAAGTTGGAAAGGCCTTCTGGAAACCAAGAGCCTATGGCTTGAAAATATTCCCTCTACACTGATTATTAAGGAAAAATAA
- a CDS encoding LytR/AlgR family response regulator transcription factor, with translation MNTKLKCLLLDDELPGLTYLKMLCEQLPELEVVKAFNDPEIFLKEVPNLEFDFCILDIEMPYMNGLQIANLLAGKPVIFATAYKEFAAEAFDLNAADYIRKPIKLERLRQGIEKVSQILGKSASVPERKFFQANTNKGKAVLFFEKIAYIRTSEVDSRDKVVTLVDGEEIVLKNVTFGKLLDSLPKKEFCRINKKEMLSLKAVQVFSFDEVITNLIDKNGKNLRLSLSENYRTEFIQKINI, from the coding sequence TTGAACACAAAGCTAAAATGCTTGCTGCTCGACGATGAGCTTCCAGGGCTTACTTATTTGAAAATGTTATGTGAGCAGCTTCCCGAACTGGAAGTGGTAAAAGCTTTTAATGATCCTGAAATTTTTCTCAAGGAAGTCCCTAATCTGGAATTTGATTTTTGCATTTTGGATATTGAAATGCCATACATGAACGGGCTACAGATTGCTAATTTACTAGCAGGGAAACCTGTGATTTTTGCAACGGCCTACAAGGAATTTGCCGCCGAGGCATTTGACCTTAACGCAGCAGATTACATCAGAAAACCCATCAAACTGGAACGCTTGAGGCAAGGAATTGAAAAAGTTTCCCAAATCCTTGGAAAATCTGCTTCTGTTCCGGAAAGGAAATTTTTCCAAGCCAATACCAATAAAGGAAAAGCAGTACTGTTTTTTGAAAAAATAGCCTATATCCGTACTTCTGAAGTAGATAGCAGGGATAAGGTAGTCACTCTCGTAGATGGGGAAGAAATCGTTTTAAAAAACGTCACCTTCGGTAAATTACTTGATTCGCTTCCTAAAAAAGAGTTTTGCAGAATAAATAAAAAAGAAATGCTTTCCCTTAAGGCTGTCCAGGTTTTTTCCTTTGATGAAGTCATTACGAACCTTATCGACAAAAACGGTAAAAACCTCAGACTTTCATTGAGTGAAAATTACAGAACAGAATTTATCCAGAAGATAAACATTTAA